The following coding sequences lie in one Onychomys torridus chromosome X, mOncTor1.1, whole genome shotgun sequence genomic window:
- the Rs1 gene encoding retinoschisin, with protein sequence LLLFFCSATLGLSSTEDEVEDPWYHKACKCDCQGGANALWSSGAASLDCIPECPYHKPLGFESGEVTPDQITCSNPEQYVGWYSSWTANKARLNSQGFGCAWLSKYQDSSQWLQIDLKEIKVISGILTQGRCDIDEWMTKYSVQYRTDERLNWIYYKDQTGNNRVFYGNSDRSSTVQNLLRPPIISRFIRLIPLGWHVRIAIRMELLECASKCA encoded by the exons GATGAGGTTGAGGACCCCTGGTACCACAAAGCATGCAAGTGTGATTGCCAGGGAGGAGCCAATGCTCTGTGGTCTTCGGGAGCTGCCTCTCTAGACTGTATTCCAG AATGCCCATATCACAAGCCCCTGGGTTTCGAGTCAGGGGAGGTCACACCAGATCAGATCACCTGCTCCAATCCAGAGCAGTATGTGGGGTGGTATTCCTCATGGACAGCAAACAAGGCCCGGCTCAACAGTCAAGGCTTCGG GTGCGCTTGGCTTTCCAAGTATCAGGATAGTAGCCAATGGCTACAGATAGACTTGAAGGAGATCAAGGTGATTTCGGGGATCCTTACCCAAGGACGCTGTGACATAGATGAGTGGATGACCAAGTACAGCGTGCAGTATAGGACTGATGAACGCCTGAACTGGATTTACTATAAGGATCAGACTGGAAATAATCGG GTCTTCTATGGAAACTCGGACCGGAGTTCTACAGTCCAGAATTTACTGAGGCCCCCCATCATTTCCCGCTTCATCCGACTGATCCCTCTAGGCTGGCATGTCCGAATTGCCATCCGGATGGAGCTGCTTGAGTGTGCTAGCAAGTGTGCCTGA